GAATCTATGGATGGCATATCGGTAAAATGGATGCAACACGTGGCAGCAGAAAAAGCTGCCGCCATAGCCGGCAGCTTAATAATTATTGATGGTGGAAAAATATTTAACCGTGCGCTCTGGGTTTTCCCCAATGGAGAGATTAGTATTTACGACAAACGCCACCTTTATTCGATGGGACAGGAACATTTGCATTATACGGCCGGCACTAAAAAAGAAATTGTAAATTACAAAGGCTGGAAATTATGCCCTCAAATATGCTACGATCTGCGTTTCCCTGTTTTTGCCCGAAACATCGAAGATTATGATGTAATATTTTATATGGCAAACTGGCCCTCGCCACGGCATCATGTTTGGAAAAACCTACTAGTTTCACGTGCCATTGAAAATCAAGCCTATTGCTTTGGTATAAATCGTGTTGGAACTGATGGAATGGGTTTAAGTTATAATGGCGATTCTGTTTTTGTTTCACCAAAGGGAATAGCTGAATTTATGGGCGAAAATGAAAGTATACAAACGTTTAGCCTCTCGTACAACGAGCTTCATCTTTTTC
Above is a genomic segment from uncultured Draconibacterium sp. containing:
- a CDS encoding amidohydrolase, with amino-acid sequence MKNLKITIIQPDIIWEDPQANLEKYSKWLEDIEGTDVIIFPEMFTTGFSMHPEKLKESMDGISVKWMQHVAAEKAAAIAGSLIIIDGGKIFNRALWVFPNGEISIYDKRHLYSMGQEHLHYTAGTKKEIVNYKGWKLCPQICYDLRFPVFARNIEDYDVIFYMANWPSPRHHVWKNLLVSRAIENQAYCFGINRVGTDGMGLSYNGDSVFVSPKGIAEFMGENESIQTFSLSYNELHLFRKKFPLLNDRDQFLLQ